In Sphingobium sp. Z007, one DNA window encodes the following:
- the istB gene encoding IS21-like element helper ATPase IstB, with protein sequence MNHGGAASRVDNIRRSLVHLKMPRALEMLDATLRGIEQGKIDGIEAIDILLHEELSLRENRRIKAALRMARLPIIKTLDGYDFSFQPSLDRNRILALAGLDFINRAEVVHLLGPPGTGKSHIATALAVEAVKAGKSVYFIPLADLIASLTKAEREGTLRERIRFLCRSSLLVVDEIGYLPVTPGGGNLFFQLVNARYEKGAMILTSNRGFAEWGDVFGDPVVATALLDRLLHHAVVIQIEGSSYRMRQHADLLPEHARMAPSINPPPLPKRRGRPPAKEKPDLHHG encoded by the coding sequence ATGAACCATGGGGGTGCCGCATCCCGCGTCGATAATATCCGCCGCAGCCTGGTCCATCTCAAAATGCCACGCGCCCTGGAGATGCTCGACGCCACCCTGCGCGGCATAGAGCAGGGCAAAATCGATGGCATCGAGGCCATCGACATATTGCTGCACGAAGAACTGTCGCTCCGGGAGAACCGCAGGATCAAGGCGGCCCTGCGCATGGCAAGGCTGCCGATCATCAAGACTCTGGACGGATATGACTTCTCCTTCCAGCCATCGCTCGACCGGAACCGCATCCTGGCGCTCGCTGGCCTGGACTTCATCAACCGGGCCGAGGTGGTGCATCTGTTGGGTCCTCCCGGTACCGGGAAAAGCCATATCGCCACGGCCCTTGCTGTCGAGGCCGTGAAGGCGGGCAAGAGCGTCTACTTCATCCCGCTCGCCGATCTGATCGCTTCACTGACCAAGGCGGAACGGGAGGGCACGCTGCGCGAGAGGATCCGCTTCCTATGCCGATCCTCCCTGCTCGTCGTAGATGAGATCGGGTATCTTCCCGTCACGCCCGGGGGCGGCAATCTCTTCTTCCAGCTCGTCAACGCCCGATATGAAAAGGGTGCCATGATCCTGACCTCCAACCGCGGCTTCGCCGAATGGGGTGATGTCTTTGGCGATCCGGTGGTGGCCACCGCGCTGCTCGACCGCCTTCTTCACCACGCTGTGGTCATCCAGATCGAGGGCTCCAGCTATCGCATGCGACAGCACGCCGACCTCCTGCCCGAGCATGCGCGCATGGCACCGTCCATCAACCCACCGCCCTTGCCGAAACGGCGCGGCCGCCCGCCAGCAAAGGAAAAGCCCGATCTCCATCACGGCTGA
- a CDS encoding cytidylyltransferase domain-containing protein: MSFDIDRGRVLAVVLGRGGSKGLPGKNLKLLGDAPLISWAIAVGSCARRVDRLICSSDDMDILDTARRFGAEVPFVRPAEYASDGATDLDVFGHALRWLGEHEGKIPELVVQLRPTTPFRDPAWIDSAVDTMLADSRITCMRSVTESPLTPYKMWVRGEGSKLEPLLYLPGVAEPFNMPRQALPKTLWHTGQLDVIRSEVILAGSMTGANIHAIDVPLSSAVDIDTALDFAVAQSLFDENMPIALRDWIARDR, encoded by the coding sequence ATGTCGTTTGATATTGATCGGGGTCGCGTTCTCGCCGTGGTGCTTGGTCGCGGCGGCTCCAAAGGACTGCCCGGCAAGAATTTGAAACTTCTTGGCGATGCGCCCTTAATCTCTTGGGCAATTGCGGTCGGCAGTTGCGCACGTCGCGTCGATCGACTCATCTGCTCCAGCGATGATATGGACATTCTGGATACCGCGCGCCGTTTCGGCGCGGAAGTGCCTTTCGTTCGTCCCGCCGAATATGCGAGCGATGGTGCCACGGATCTGGACGTGTTCGGCCATGCTTTGCGCTGGCTTGGCGAGCATGAAGGCAAGATACCCGAGTTGGTTGTTCAATTGCGCCCGACCACGCCATTCCGTGATCCTGCCTGGATCGACTCGGCGGTTGATACGATGTTGGCCGACAGCCGGATCACTTGCATGCGCTCCGTCACCGAATCGCCTTTGACTCCTTATAAAATGTGGGTCCGGGGTGAAGGTTCGAAGCTGGAACCGCTCCTATACCTGCCGGGCGTAGCAGAGCCGTTCAACATGCCGCGGCAGGCATTGCCCAAAACATTGTGGCACACTGGGCAACTAGACGTCATACGGTCCGAAGTCATTCTGGCCGGATCGATGACGGGAGCCAATATCCATGCCATCGACGTACCGCTTTCGAGTGCAGTGGATATCGACACGGCGCTAGACTTTGCCGTGGCACAGAGCCTGTTTGACGAAAATATGCCGATCGCATTGAGAGATTGGATAGCCCGCGACAGGTAA
- a CDS encoding transposase has translation MTGPEALPDNPGEVFADSAYRGNHFCDAVRAKGGIARIVATGMWGRDEQETLRKLKEWNQPIHRVRGRIEKIFGTWKRCYGLRRMRWRGLAKAAVQVHLTAIAYNLKRTMNILAALA, from the coding sequence TTGACAGGCCCCGAAGCGCTGCCCGACAATCCCGGCGAGGTGTTTGCCGACAGTGCCTATCGCGGCAACCACTTCTGTGATGCTGTGCGGGCAAAGGGCGGCATAGCGCGGATCGTCGCCACCGGCATGTGGGGCCGCGACGAACAGGAAACGCTGCGTAAACTCAAAGAATGGAATCAACCGATCCACAGAGTGCGGGGCCGGATCGAGAAGATCTTCGGTACATGGAAGCGCTGCTATGGCCTGCGCCGAATGCGATGGCGAGGTCTCGCCAAAGCCGCCGTTCAAGTCCATCTCACCGCCATCGCCTACAACCTCAAGCGCACCATGAACATTCTCGCGGCCCTGGCATAA